Proteins encoded together in one Planifilum fulgidum window:
- the tilS gene encoding tRNA lysidine(34) synthetase TilS, which translates to MAFRDRLKESIRRMGLLERGDTVLVGVSGGPDSMALLHALWRLSDEEDWRIVAVHVNHQLRGEASEADQAYVEARCREWGIPCDVRRVDVSARLRERGGNLQDVARRLRYDAFREAAEEADADKLALAHQADDQVETVLMRFLRGTGVGGLAGIPPSRPWHGRRLVRPLLPFFREEIEAYCREEGLQPRRDESNDSLAYTRNRLRHRLIPQLAEFNPRVKEAILKLSLLAAEEEKVWERLEAEAAEKVTVRREEGEISLDVSALRRQPLALQRRLIKLHLNCLVKDGTVEIPMNAVDRVLSLAEGGTGSRLHLPGNLEAEREYGRLRLKRAEADETNSEGGVFPLAVPGVTPLPGMGGVIEARVADRSLAAEELRGRWAVFDADRLEHPLCVRPRRPGDRMRLLGLAGSKKVKDIMIDAKIPRRMRNRLPLVIHGEEIIWIPGLRRSDWAPVTKKTRRFLYLMWQPSEEE; encoded by the coding sequence ATGGCCTTTCGGGATCGATTGAAGGAATCCATCCGGCGGATGGGTCTGTTGGAGCGGGGCGACACGGTGTTGGTGGGCGTGTCGGGCGGGCCGGATTCGATGGCCCTCCTGCACGCCTTGTGGCGTTTGTCCGACGAAGAGGATTGGCGTATCGTCGCGGTGCATGTGAACCATCAGCTGCGGGGGGAGGCGAGCGAGGCGGATCAGGCCTATGTGGAGGCCCGCTGCCGGGAGTGGGGCATTCCCTGCGATGTCCGCCGGGTGGACGTGTCCGCCCGGCTCCGGGAGCGGGGCGGAAACCTTCAGGATGTGGCCCGCCGCCTCCGCTACGACGCTTTCCGGGAGGCGGCGGAGGAGGCGGACGCCGACAAACTGGCGCTGGCCCACCAGGCGGACGACCAGGTGGAGACGGTCCTGATGCGGTTCTTGCGGGGCACCGGCGTCGGCGGCTTGGCCGGCATTCCCCCGTCCCGCCCCTGGCACGGAAGGCGGCTGGTGCGCCCCCTGCTTCCCTTTTTCCGGGAGGAGATCGAGGCGTATTGCCGGGAAGAGGGGCTTCAGCCCCGCCGGGATGAGAGCAACGATTCCCTCGCCTACACCCGCAACCGGCTCCGTCACCGCCTGATTCCGCAATTGGCCGAATTCAACCCCCGGGTGAAGGAGGCCATCCTGAAATTGAGCCTGCTTGCGGCGGAGGAAGAGAAGGTTTGGGAGCGCCTGGAGGCGGAAGCCGCGGAAAAGGTGACGGTCCGGCGGGAGGAAGGGGAGATTTCCCTGGACGTTTCGGCCCTCAGGCGTCAACCCCTTGCTTTACAAAGGAGATTGATTAAACTACACTTAAATTGTCTTGTAAAGGACGGAACGGTTGAGATTCCCATGAATGCCGTGGACCGGGTCCTTTCCCTGGCGGAGGGCGGCACGGGAAGCCGGCTGCACCTTCCGGGAAATCTGGAGGCGGAGCGGGAATACGGCCGTCTCCGCCTCAAAAGGGCGGAAGCGGATGAGACGAATTCCGAGGGGGGCGTTTTCCCCCTGGCCGTGCCCGGCGTGACCCCCCTGCCGGGAATGGGCGGGGTGATCGAGGCCCGGGTGGCGGATCGATCCCTGGCGGCGGAGGAGCTTAGGGGAAGGTGGGCCGTGTTCGATGCGGATCGGTTGGAACATCCCCTCTGCGTCCGGCCGCGCCGCCCCGGGGACCGCATGCGCCTTCTCGGGCTGGCGGGTTCCAAAAAGGTGAAGGACATCATGATTGACGCCAAGATTCCCAGGCGGATGCGGAATCGCTTGCCGTTGGTGATTCACGGGGAGGAAATCATCTGGATTCCGGGTCTGCGCCGCTCCGACTGGGCGCCGGTGACGAAAAAGACCCGGCGTTTCCTGTATTTGATGTGGCAGCCGTCCGAAGAGGAGTGA
- the hpt gene encoding hypoxanthine phosphoribosyltransferase has translation MHEDIREILITEEAIRNKVRELGRQLTEDYRGKNPLCICVLKGAALFMTDLVRQMDIPLEMDFMAVSSYGASTVSSGVVRIIKDLDTSVEGRHVLVVEDIIDSGLTLSYLLDLLRQRNAASIKVVTLLDKPHRRTVNLTPDYCGFTVPDAFVVGYGLDYAEKYRNLPYIGILKEEVYR, from the coding sequence ATGCACGAGGACATTCGGGAAATCTTGATCACAGAGGAAGCGATTCGGAACAAGGTGCGGGAATTGGGTCGGCAATTGACGGAGGATTATCGCGGGAAGAACCCCCTCTGCATCTGCGTGTTGAAGGGGGCCGCCCTGTTCATGACGGATCTCGTCCGCCAGATGGACATCCCGTTGGAGATGGACTTCATGGCCGTTTCCAGCTACGGCGCGTCGACGGTTTCTTCCGGCGTGGTGCGGATCATCAAGGATCTGGACACTTCGGTGGAGGGCCGGCACGTGTTGGTGGTGGAGGACATCATCGACAGCGGCCTGACCCTGAGCTATCTGCTGGACCTGTTGCGGCAGCGCAACGCCGCTTCGATCAAGGTGGTCACCCTCCTGGACAAACCCCACCGCCGGACGGTGAACCTGACCCCGGATTATTGCGGTTTCACCGTGCCCGATGCCTTTGTGGTCGGCTATGGATTGGACTACGCGGAGAAGTATCGCAACCTCCCCTACATCGGCATTCTGAAGGAAGAGGTCTACCGGTAG
- the ftsH gene encoding ATP-dependent zinc metalloprotease FtsH — protein sequence MKNVFRIPGLYIILIFVAVGIGNVYLQQQSETETLTYTKFKEKLNAGQIAEVLVRPEGETFRVEGKYKNVSPGQVTNFVTHVPMDTREINDLDKHKVHINIEKAKGDSFLLTLLTSIVPLVLLLLFFFWVLNQAQGGGNRVMNFGKSRAKLYNEEKKRITFDDVAGADEEKAELVEIVDFLKNSRKFASIGARIPKGVLLVGPPGTGKTLLARAVAGEAQVPFFSISGSDFVEMFVGVGASRVRDLFEQAKKNHPCIIFIDEIDAVGRQRGAGLGGGHDEREQTLNQLLVEMDGFDANDGIIVMAATNRPDILDPALLRPGRFDRQITVNRPDVKGREAILKVHARNKPLEENVKLEVIAQRTIGFTGADLENLLNEAALLAVRRNKDKIGMDEIDEAIDRVIAGPQKKSRVISEKEKRTIAYHEAGHTIVGYYLEHAETVHKVTVVPRGQAGGYVVMLPKEDRFLLTKSELLDRVTGLLAGRVAEEIVFGEISTGAHNDFEKATNIVRRMITEFGMSDKLAPMQFGRPQGHVFLGRDLGHEQNYSDAIAYEIDQEMQQLIRTCYERAKNLLLEHRDQLELIAQTLLVKETLDAEEIKQLLETGKLDDPELNEKIKVNIQGSKNLNGSAQWNGEEKSTGGEKADEAKDEGEKERKTEGDSPQGN from the coding sequence ATGAAAAACGTCTTCCGGATTCCCGGATTATATATTATTCTCATCTTCGTGGCCGTCGGGATTGGCAACGTGTACCTGCAGCAGCAGTCCGAGACGGAGACACTTACATACACCAAATTCAAGGAAAAACTGAACGCGGGACAAATTGCCGAAGTGCTGGTCCGCCCCGAGGGCGAGACGTTCCGCGTCGAGGGAAAATACAAGAACGTTTCCCCGGGACAGGTGACCAATTTTGTCACCCATGTTCCGATGGACACCCGGGAGATCAATGACCTGGATAAGCACAAGGTGCACATCAATATCGAAAAGGCCAAGGGGGATTCCTTTCTACTCACGCTCCTGACGTCGATCGTCCCCCTCGTGCTCCTGCTCCTTTTCTTCTTCTGGGTGCTGAACCAGGCCCAGGGCGGGGGAAACCGGGTCATGAATTTCGGCAAGTCCCGGGCCAAGCTGTACAATGAGGAGAAAAAGCGGATCACCTTCGATGACGTCGCCGGGGCCGACGAGGAAAAGGCGGAGCTGGTGGAGATCGTCGATTTTCTCAAAAACAGCCGGAAGTTCGCCTCCATCGGGGCGCGGATTCCCAAAGGGGTGCTCCTGGTGGGCCCCCCGGGAACCGGAAAGACTCTGCTGGCGCGGGCGGTGGCCGGGGAGGCCCAGGTGCCCTTTTTCAGTATCAGCGGTTCCGACTTCGTGGAAATGTTCGTCGGCGTGGGCGCCTCCCGGGTCCGTGACCTGTTTGAGCAGGCGAAGAAGAATCATCCCTGCATCATCTTCATCGACGAGATCGATGCCGTCGGACGCCAGCGGGGCGCCGGACTGGGCGGCGGTCACGATGAGCGGGAGCAGACGCTCAACCAGCTGTTGGTGGAGATGGACGGCTTCGACGCCAACGACGGGATCATCGTGATGGCCGCCACCAACCGGCCGGACATCCTGGATCCCGCCCTGCTCCGGCCCGGCCGCTTCGACCGGCAGATCACCGTGAACCGCCCCGATGTGAAGGGGCGCGAAGCCATCCTGAAGGTGCACGCCCGGAACAAGCCCCTCGAGGAGAATGTGAAGCTGGAAGTGATCGCCCAGCGCACCATCGGGTTTACCGGGGCGGACCTGGAAAACCTGCTCAACGAGGCGGCTCTGCTGGCGGTGCGGAGGAACAAGGACAAGATCGGCATGGACGAGATTGACGAGGCGATCGACCGGGTGATCGCCGGTCCCCAGAAGAAAAGCCGGGTCATCAGCGAAAAGGAGAAGCGGACCATCGCCTATCACGAAGCGGGGCACACCATCGTCGGCTATTATCTGGAACATGCGGAGACGGTGCACAAGGTGACCGTCGTCCCCCGCGGCCAGGCCGGGGGCTATGTGGTGATGCTGCCCAAGGAAGACCGCTTCCTGCTGACGAAAAGCGAGCTGCTGGACCGGGTCACCGGCTTGCTCGCCGGGCGCGTGGCGGAAGAGATCGTCTTCGGGGAAATCAGCACGGGGGCCCACAACGATTTCGAGAAGGCGACCAACATCGTCCGCCGCATGATCACCGAATTCGGCATGAGCGACAAGCTGGCCCCGATGCAGTTCGGCCGTCCCCAGGGGCATGTGTTCCTGGGTCGGGATCTCGGGCACGAGCAGAACTACAGCGACGCCATCGCCTACGAGATCGACCAGGAGATGCAGCAGCTGATCCGGACCTGTTACGAGCGGGCGAAAAATCTGCTTCTGGAGCACCGGGACCAGCTGGAGCTGATTGCCCAAACCCTGCTGGTGAAGGAAACCCTGGACGCCGAAGAGATCAAGCAGCTGCTTGAGACCGGAAAGCTGGATGATCCCGAGCTGAACGAAAAGATCAAGGTGAACATTCAGGGGAGCAAAAACCTGAACGGATCCGCCCAATGGAACGGGGAAGAGAAGAGCACGGGCGGAGAAAAGGCGGATGAAGCGAAGGACGAAGGGGAAAAAGAGCGCAAAACCGAGGGCGACAGCCCGCAGGGAAATTGA
- a CDS encoding type III pantothenate kinase has protein sequence MLLVMDVGNTHIVLGLFQGDELLHHWRIQTDRNATEDEYAMLLKSLFEHVGIRMEEIDGVSISSVVPPLKRVLHLLVRKYFGLQPLVIGPGVKTGLNIQYENPREVGADRIVNAVAAIETYGPPLIIVDFGTATTFCFINEQGHYVGGAIVPGVHVSAEALHQRAAQLTRVEVVKPESVVGRNTVKAIQSGLFYGYVGVVDGIVNRMKRLLTKRPTVVATGGLAEMISKEAETIDVYDPLLTLRGLKIIYERNQ, from the coding sequence ATGCTGTTGGTGATGGATGTCGGCAATACCCACATCGTGTTGGGGCTTTTTCAGGGGGACGAGCTGCTTCACCACTGGCGGATCCAGACCGATCGCAACGCGACGGAAGATGAATATGCGATGTTGTTGAAGAGTTTGTTTGAACACGTAGGGATCCGGATGGAGGAGATCGACGGGGTGAGCATCTCATCGGTGGTTCCGCCCCTCAAACGGGTGTTGCACCTGCTCGTCCGCAAGTATTTCGGTTTACAGCCCCTGGTGATCGGTCCCGGGGTGAAAACCGGACTCAACATCCAGTACGAAAATCCCCGGGAAGTGGGGGCGGACCGGATCGTGAACGCGGTGGCGGCGATCGAAACCTACGGTCCGCCGCTGATCATCGTCGATTTCGGGACGGCGACCACCTTCTGCTTTATCAACGAGCAGGGGCATTACGTCGGAGGAGCGATCGTTCCCGGCGTGCATGTTTCCGCGGAAGCTCTCCACCAGCGGGCCGCCCAGCTGACCCGGGTGGAGGTGGTCAAGCCGGAAAGCGTCGTGGGGCGGAACACCGTAAAGGCCATTCAGTCCGGTCTTTTTTACGGTTATGTGGGCGTGGTGGACGGAATCGTGAACCGGATGAAGCGGCTTCTGACCAAGCGGCCCACGGTGGTGGCCACCGGAGGGCTGGCGGAGATGATTTCAAAGGAAGCGGAGACCATCGACGTGTATGATCCGCTGCTGACGCTGCGGGGGCTCAAGATCATTTACGAGCGGAATCAATAG
- the hslO gene encoding Hsp33 family molecular chaperone HslO gives MREDYAVRATAHGGTLRAFAARTTELVKELQRRHHTWPVATAALGRAVTVGAMMGLMLKGERDRLTIQIKGNGPLGQIVVDADSRGHVRGYVDNPAVDLPLNDRGKLDVAGAVGEGMLYVVKDLGLKEPYRGSVPLVSGELGEDFTYYFTVSEQIPSAVGVGVLVDRDGSVLASGGFILQVLPEAEEETIARLEERIAAMTSVTDRIQAGAAPEDLLREVIGEDVQVLQRQPVSFDCSCSPDRIRSLLKSMGKEEISALLQKQGKAEVICHFCSERYVVEREELEKWLGEMK, from the coding sequence ATGAGGGAGGACTACGCGGTCCGGGCGACGGCCCACGGCGGGACGCTGCGGGCCTTCGCCGCCCGGACGACCGAATTGGTGAAGGAGCTTCAACGGCGTCACCACACCTGGCCGGTGGCCACGGCCGCCCTGGGGCGGGCCGTCACGGTGGGGGCGATGATGGGGCTGATGCTCAAAGGGGAGAGGGACCGCCTCACCATCCAGATCAAGGGGAACGGCCCCCTCGGCCAGATCGTGGTGGATGCGGATTCCCGGGGACACGTTCGGGGGTACGTGGACAACCCGGCGGTGGATCTCCCCTTGAACGACCGGGGCAAACTGGATGTGGCCGGAGCCGTCGGCGAGGGGATGCTCTACGTGGTCAAGGATCTCGGCCTGAAGGAACCCTACCGGGGGAGCGTGCCCCTCGTTTCCGGAGAGTTGGGGGAGGATTTCACCTATTATTTCACCGTATCGGAGCAAATTCCGTCGGCGGTGGGCGTCGGCGTCCTGGTGGACCGGGACGGTTCGGTGCTGGCGTCCGGAGGGTTTATCCTCCAGGTGCTGCCGGAAGCCGAGGAGGAGACGATCGCGCGCCTGGAGGAGCGGATTGCCGCCATGACCTCCGTCACCGACCGGATTCAGGCCGGCGCCGCCCCCGAGGATCTGCTCCGGGAAGTGATCGGCGAGGATGTCCAGGTGCTGCAGCGGCAGCCCGTCTCCTTTGACTGTTCCTGCTCCCCGGACCGGATCCGTTCCCTTTTGAAGAGCATGGGGAAGGAGGAGATTTCGGCCCTCTTGCAAAAACAGGGGAAGGCGGAAGTGATCTGCCATTTCTGCAGCGAGCGCTACGTGGTGGAGAGAGAGGAACTGGAAAAGTGGCTGGGGGAAATGAAGTAG